One Microcebus murinus isolate Inina chromosome 22, M.murinus_Inina_mat1.0, whole genome shotgun sequence DNA segment encodes these proteins:
- the ANAPC7 gene encoding anaphase-promoting complex subunit 7 isoform X3: protein MPLLYLMGSLPDRELLKELTGFSVCVKDKEINMMLANLYKKAGQERPSVTSYKEVLRQCPLALDAILGLLSLSVKGAEVASMTMNVIQTVPNLDWLSVWIKAYAFVHTGDNSRAINTICSLEKKSLLRDNVDLLGSLADLYFRAGDNKNSVLKFEQAQMLDPYLIKGMDVYGYLLAREGRLEDVENLGCRLFNISDQHAEPWVVSGCHSFYSKRYSRALYLGAKAIQLNSNSVQALLLKGAALRNMGRVQEAIIHFREAIRLAPCRLDCYEGLIECYLASNSIREAMVMANNVYKTLGANAQTLTLLATVCLEDPVTQEKAKTLLDKALTQRPDYIKAVVKKAELLSREQKYEDGIALLRNALANQSDCVLHRILGDFLVAVNEYQEAMDQYSIALSLDPNDQKSLEGMQKMEKEESPTDATQEEDVDDMEGSGEEGDLEGSDSEAAQWADQEQWFGMQ from the exons ATGCCATTGCTATACTTGATGGGATCCCTTCCAGACAGAGAACTCCTAAA GGAGTTAACTGGCTTCTCAGTCTGTGTAAAGGACAAGGAA ATTAACATGATGCTGGCAAACTTGTACAAGAAGGCTGGTCAGGAGCGCCCTTCGGTCACCAGCTATAAGGAAGTGCTAAGGCAGTGCCCATTAGCCTTGGATGCCATTCTAG GTTTGCTGTCCCTTTCTGTAAAAGGTGCAGAGGTGGCATCAATGACAATGAACGTGATCCAAACTGTGCCTAACCTGGACTGGCTCTCTGTGTGGATCAAAGCATATGCTTTTGTGCACACTGGGGACAACTCAAGAGCAATCAATACTATTTG TTCACTAGAGAAAAAGTCCTTATTGCGAGATAACGTGGACCTACTGGGAAGCTTAGCAGACCTGTACTTCAGAGCTGGAGACAATAAGAACTCTGTCCTCAAGTTTGAACAGGCACAGATGTTGGATCCTTATCTGATAAAAG GCATGGATGTGTATGGCTACCTGCTGGCACGAGAAGGGCGGCTGGAGGATGTGGAGAACCTTGGCTGCCGCCTTTTCAATATTTCCGATCAGCATGCAGAACCGTGGGTGGTCTCCGG gtgTCACAGCTTCTATAGCAAACGCTATTCTCGGGCCCTTTATTTAGGAGCCAAAGCCATTCAGCTGAATAGTAATAGTGTTCAAGCTTTGCTACTTAAGGGAGCAGCACTTAGGAACATGGGCAGAGTCCAAGAAGCAATAATACATTTTCGGGAGGCCATACGGCTGGCACCTTGTCGCTTAGATTGTTATGAAG GTCTCATCGAATGTTACTTAGCCTCCAACAGTATTCGGGAAGCAATGGTGATGGCTAACAACGTCTACAAAACGTTAGGAGCCAATGCACAGACCCTTACCCTTTTAGCCACTGTTTGTCTTGAAGACCCAGTGACACAAGAGAAAGCCAAAACTTTATTAGATAAAGCCCTGACCCAAAGGCCGGATTACATTAAGGCTGTGGTGAAAAAAGCAGAACTACTTA gcagAGAACAGAAATATGAAGATGGAATTGCTTTGCTGAGGAATGCACTGGCTAATCAGAGTGACTGTGTCCTGCATCGGATCCTTGGAGATTTCCTTGTAGCTGTCAATGAGTATCAGGAAGCAATGGACCAGTATAGTATAGCACTAAG TTTGGACCCCAATGACCAGAAGTCTCTAGAGGGGATGCAGAagatggagaaggaggagagtCCCACGGATGCCACTCAGGAGGAGGATGTGGACGACATGGAAGGGAGTGGGGAAGAAGGGGACCTGGAGGGCAGCGACAGTGAGGCGGCCCAGTGGGCTGACCAGGAGCAGTGGTTCGGCATGCAGTGA
- the ANAPC7 gene encoding anaphase-promoting complex subunit 7 isoform X2, whose product MALQQKKALSKTSKVRPSTGNSASTPQSQCLPSEIEVKYKMAECYTMLKQDKDAIAILDGIPSRQRTPKINMMLANLYKKAGQERPSVTSYKEVLRQCPLALDAILGLLSLSVKGAEVASMTMNVIQTVPNLDWLSVWIKAYAFVHTGDNSRAINTICSLEKKSLLRDNVDLLGSLADLYFRAGDNKNSVLKFEQAQMLDPYLIKGMDVYGYLLAREGRLEDVENLGCRLFNISDQHAEPWVVSGCHSFYSKRYSRALYLGAKAIQLNSNSVQALLLKGAALRNMGRVQEAIIHFREAIRLAPCRLDCYEGLIECYLASNSIREAMVMANNVYKTLGANAQTLTLLATVCLEDPVTQEKAKTLLDKALTQRPDYIKAVVKKAELLSREQKYEDGIALLRNALANQSDCVLHRILGDFLVAVNEYQEAMDQYSIALSLDPNDQKSLEGMQKMEKEESPTDATQEEDVDDMEGSGEEGDLEGSDSEAAQWADQEQWFGMQ is encoded by the exons TGTCTTCCATCTGAAATCGAAGTGAAATACAAAATGGCTGAATGCTATACCATGCTAAAACAAGATAAAGATGCCATTGCTATACTTGATGGGATCCCTTCCAGACAGAGAACTCCTAAA ATTAACATGATGCTGGCAAACTTGTACAAGAAGGCTGGTCAGGAGCGCCCTTCGGTCACCAGCTATAAGGAAGTGCTAAGGCAGTGCCCATTAGCCTTGGATGCCATTCTAG GTTTGCTGTCCCTTTCTGTAAAAGGTGCAGAGGTGGCATCAATGACAATGAACGTGATCCAAACTGTGCCTAACCTGGACTGGCTCTCTGTGTGGATCAAAGCATATGCTTTTGTGCACACTGGGGACAACTCAAGAGCAATCAATACTATTTG TTCACTAGAGAAAAAGTCCTTATTGCGAGATAACGTGGACCTACTGGGAAGCTTAGCAGACCTGTACTTCAGAGCTGGAGACAATAAGAACTCTGTCCTCAAGTTTGAACAGGCACAGATGTTGGATCCTTATCTGATAAAAG GCATGGATGTGTATGGCTACCTGCTGGCACGAGAAGGGCGGCTGGAGGATGTGGAGAACCTTGGCTGCCGCCTTTTCAATATTTCCGATCAGCATGCAGAACCGTGGGTGGTCTCCGG gtgTCACAGCTTCTATAGCAAACGCTATTCTCGGGCCCTTTATTTAGGAGCCAAAGCCATTCAGCTGAATAGTAATAGTGTTCAAGCTTTGCTACTTAAGGGAGCAGCACTTAGGAACATGGGCAGAGTCCAAGAAGCAATAATACATTTTCGGGAGGCCATACGGCTGGCACCTTGTCGCTTAGATTGTTATGAAG GTCTCATCGAATGTTACTTAGCCTCCAACAGTATTCGGGAAGCAATGGTGATGGCTAACAACGTCTACAAAACGTTAGGAGCCAATGCACAGACCCTTACCCTTTTAGCCACTGTTTGTCTTGAAGACCCAGTGACACAAGAGAAAGCCAAAACTTTATTAGATAAAGCCCTGACCCAAAGGCCGGATTACATTAAGGCTGTGGTGAAAAAAGCAGAACTACTTA gcagAGAACAGAAATATGAAGATGGAATTGCTTTGCTGAGGAATGCACTGGCTAATCAGAGTGACTGTGTCCTGCATCGGATCCTTGGAGATTTCCTTGTAGCTGTCAATGAGTATCAGGAAGCAATGGACCAGTATAGTATAGCACTAAG TTTGGACCCCAATGACCAGAAGTCTCTAGAGGGGATGCAGAagatggagaaggaggagagtCCCACGGATGCCACTCAGGAGGAGGATGTGGACGACATGGAAGGGAGTGGGGAAGAAGGGGACCTGGAGGGCAGCGACAGTGAGGCGGCCCAGTGGGCTGACCAGGAGCAGTGGTTCGGCATGCAGTGA
- the ANAPC7 gene encoding anaphase-promoting complex subunit 7 isoform X4 — MAECYTMLKQDKDAIAILDGIPSRQRTPKINMMLANLYKKAGQERPSVTSYKEVLRQCPLALDAILGLLSLSVKGAEVASMTMNVIQTVPNLDWLSVWIKAYAFVHTGDNSRAINTICSLEKKSLLRDNVDLLGSLADLYFRAGDNKNSVLKFEQAQMLDPYLIKGMDVYGYLLAREGRLEDVENLGCRLFNISDQHAEPWVVSGCHSFYSKRYSRALYLGAKAIQLNSNSVQALLLKGAALRNMGRVQEAIIHFREAIRLAPCRLDCYEGLIECYLASNSIREAMVMANNVYKTLGANAQTLTLLATVCLEDPVTQEKAKTLLDKALTQRPDYIKAVVKKAELLSREQKYEDGIALLRNALANQSDCVLHRILGDFLVAVNEYQEAMDQYSIALSLDPNDQKSLEGMQKMEKEESPTDATQEEDVDDMEGSGEEGDLEGSDSEAAQWADQEQWFGMQ; from the exons ATGGCTGAATGCTATACCATGCTAAAACAAGATAAAGATGCCATTGCTATACTTGATGGGATCCCTTCCAGACAGAGAACTCCTAAA ATTAACATGATGCTGGCAAACTTGTACAAGAAGGCTGGTCAGGAGCGCCCTTCGGTCACCAGCTATAAGGAAGTGCTAAGGCAGTGCCCATTAGCCTTGGATGCCATTCTAG GTTTGCTGTCCCTTTCTGTAAAAGGTGCAGAGGTGGCATCAATGACAATGAACGTGATCCAAACTGTGCCTAACCTGGACTGGCTCTCTGTGTGGATCAAAGCATATGCTTTTGTGCACACTGGGGACAACTCAAGAGCAATCAATACTATTTG TTCACTAGAGAAAAAGTCCTTATTGCGAGATAACGTGGACCTACTGGGAAGCTTAGCAGACCTGTACTTCAGAGCTGGAGACAATAAGAACTCTGTCCTCAAGTTTGAACAGGCACAGATGTTGGATCCTTATCTGATAAAAG GCATGGATGTGTATGGCTACCTGCTGGCACGAGAAGGGCGGCTGGAGGATGTGGAGAACCTTGGCTGCCGCCTTTTCAATATTTCCGATCAGCATGCAGAACCGTGGGTGGTCTCCGG gtgTCACAGCTTCTATAGCAAACGCTATTCTCGGGCCCTTTATTTAGGAGCCAAAGCCATTCAGCTGAATAGTAATAGTGTTCAAGCTTTGCTACTTAAGGGAGCAGCACTTAGGAACATGGGCAGAGTCCAAGAAGCAATAATACATTTTCGGGAGGCCATACGGCTGGCACCTTGTCGCTTAGATTGTTATGAAG GTCTCATCGAATGTTACTTAGCCTCCAACAGTATTCGGGAAGCAATGGTGATGGCTAACAACGTCTACAAAACGTTAGGAGCCAATGCACAGACCCTTACCCTTTTAGCCACTGTTTGTCTTGAAGACCCAGTGACACAAGAGAAAGCCAAAACTTTATTAGATAAAGCCCTGACCCAAAGGCCGGATTACATTAAGGCTGTGGTGAAAAAAGCAGAACTACTTA gcagAGAACAGAAATATGAAGATGGAATTGCTTTGCTGAGGAATGCACTGGCTAATCAGAGTGACTGTGTCCTGCATCGGATCCTTGGAGATTTCCTTGTAGCTGTCAATGAGTATCAGGAAGCAATGGACCAGTATAGTATAGCACTAAG TTTGGACCCCAATGACCAGAAGTCTCTAGAGGGGATGCAGAagatggagaaggaggagagtCCCACGGATGCCACTCAGGAGGAGGATGTGGACGACATGGAAGGGAGTGGGGAAGAAGGGGACCTGGAGGGCAGCGACAGTGAGGCGGCCCAGTGGGCTGACCAGGAGCAGTGGTTCGGCATGCAGTGA